A genomic region of Salinibacter pepae contains the following coding sequences:
- a CDS encoding heme lyase CcmF/NrfE family subunit, with the protein MLGTIGELLLLSAFVTCGVSAVAFFWAARTDEDKRAASTWKRAGRWAWGAMSTAVGAASGLLWYMLLTHQYQYAYVYQQSSNDLPLNYLFSTFWAGQEGSFLFWILMMCVVGGLLIAYVQREYETPVMAIVGLCQLFLLSMVVGLQFGPVEIGSSPFMTLPEKFADAPIFQQNPGFVPADGQGLNDLLQNPWMTIHPPVLFLGFSAMVVPFAFALAALWKKRYTQWVRPALPWTLFAVMALGVAIAMGGYWAYVTLSFGGYWAWDPVENSSLVPWLLGVAAFHTMLVQKKSGSSQKASLLLSIAAYLFVIYSTFLTRSGILGDVSVHSFVSLGLYNQLLLWIATLGVLGIGLFTYRYGELPVPDEEPRTLSREFMILCGSVLLTATAAVIILGTSAPIFGQIFRDNPSAVPQSFYNQWTLPLALGFVFLAGLGQLFWWKKMDVATVNRVLLKPLALATASTIAVLILTPFAEQALVIPAGTGAAPQTASASLTGSLADFWAAYGQALQMLLLLFVGFFSLFGNGAVLWRILRGNPRMAGGALSHVGFALIILGIIASNGFDQALPRIGEPTAADEDKMPRENFVVAKGQTRVVNGYRVTYEGRTTTDRGRGQYILDVRDPQGRTHTFNPVAYQGSNDQWFKHPDVKAFLEKDLFVAVTPKAATGVAQDEGPPGGEFQLVDGDSTTLGDREYAVAFHGFEVLKGPEGAMEATATDARVPDDAQMAVGARLRVTNLDTRETRSLMPIYLVMNDNSQQYIENRIADWDLRMSFTEMDANSGEATFAVEGVDVMPENWVVVQAYTKPLISVLWGGIIILTLGFVVSIGRRVQDIRFRR; encoded by the coding sequence ATGCTCGGCACGATCGGCGAGCTTCTCCTTCTGAGCGCCTTCGTAACGTGTGGCGTGTCGGCCGTCGCCTTCTTCTGGGCCGCCCGGACCGACGAGGACAAGCGCGCGGCCAGCACCTGGAAGCGGGCCGGCCGCTGGGCCTGGGGCGCCATGAGCACGGCCGTGGGGGCCGCCTCCGGGCTCCTCTGGTACATGCTTCTTACGCACCAGTACCAGTACGCCTACGTCTACCAGCAGTCGTCGAACGACCTGCCGCTGAATTACCTCTTCTCTACGTTCTGGGCGGGGCAGGAAGGCTCGTTCCTCTTCTGGATCCTCATGATGTGCGTCGTGGGGGGGCTCCTCATCGCGTACGTCCAGCGGGAGTACGAAACCCCAGTGATGGCCATCGTGGGGCTGTGCCAGCTGTTCCTCCTGTCGATGGTCGTGGGGCTGCAGTTCGGCCCCGTTGAGATCGGCTCCTCCCCGTTCATGACGCTGCCGGAGAAGTTTGCCGACGCACCCATCTTTCAGCAAAACCCGGGCTTCGTGCCGGCAGACGGGCAGGGCCTCAACGACCTGCTCCAGAACCCCTGGATGACGATCCATCCGCCCGTGCTCTTCCTCGGCTTCTCGGCGATGGTGGTGCCGTTTGCCTTTGCCCTCGCGGCGCTGTGGAAGAAGCGCTACACGCAGTGGGTGCGCCCGGCCCTGCCGTGGACGCTCTTCGCCGTCATGGCGCTGGGCGTGGCCATCGCGATGGGCGGGTACTGGGCCTACGTCACGCTCTCGTTCGGTGGGTACTGGGCGTGGGACCCCGTCGAAAATTCGTCGCTCGTCCCCTGGCTGCTGGGCGTGGCCGCCTTCCACACGATGCTGGTGCAGAAGAAGAGTGGGTCGAGCCAGAAGGCCTCGCTCCTCCTCTCCATCGCGGCGTACCTGTTCGTCATCTACTCCACGTTCCTCACGCGGAGCGGGATTTTGGGGGACGTGTCGGTGCACTCGTTCGTGAGCCTCGGCCTCTACAATCAGCTGCTGCTCTGGATCGCCACCCTCGGCGTCCTGGGCATCGGGCTGTTCACGTACCGGTACGGCGAACTGCCCGTGCCCGACGAGGAGCCGCGCACCCTCTCCCGCGAGTTCATGATCCTCTGCGGATCGGTCCTGCTCACGGCCACGGCCGCCGTCATCATTCTCGGCACCAGCGCGCCCATCTTCGGCCAGATCTTCCGGGACAACCCGTCGGCCGTGCCGCAGTCGTTTTACAACCAGTGGACGCTGCCCCTGGCGCTCGGCTTCGTGTTTCTTGCCGGGCTCGGCCAGCTCTTCTGGTGGAAAAAGATGGACGTGGCGACGGTGAACCGGGTTCTGCTGAAGCCGCTCGCCCTGGCCACCGCGAGCACCATCGCCGTGCTCATTCTGACGCCGTTCGCGGAGCAGGCGCTCGTCATCCCGGCGGGAACCGGAGCCGCCCCCCAGACGGCCTCGGCCAGCCTCACGGGAAGCCTGGCCGACTTCTGGGCGGCGTACGGACAGGCCCTGCAGATGCTGCTTCTGCTCTTCGTGGGCTTCTTTTCGCTTTTCGGCAACGGGGCTGTGCTCTGGCGCATTCTTCGGGGCAACCCCCGGATGGCCGGCGGGGCGCTCTCGCACGTTGGCTTCGCCCTCATCATCCTCGGCATCATCGCGTCCAATGGCTTTGACCAGGCCCTCCCCCGCATCGGCGAGCCCACGGCGGCGGACGAGGACAAGATGCCGCGCGAGAACTTCGTGGTGGCCAAGGGCCAGACGCGCGTCGTGAACGGGTACCGGGTCACCTACGAGGGCAGGACGACGACCGATCGGGGCCGCGGCCAGTACATCTTGGACGTGCGCGACCCGCAGGGCCGCACCCACACGTTCAACCCTGTGGCGTACCAGGGCAGCAACGACCAGTGGTTCAAGCACCCGGACGTGAAGGCCTTCCTGGAGAAGGATCTCTTTGTCGCCGTGACGCCGAAGGCGGCAACGGGCGTCGCCCAGGACGAGGGCCCGCCCGGCGGCGAGTTTCAGCTCGTGGACGGCGACTCGACCACCCTCGGGGACCGGGAGTACGCGGTCGCCTTCCACGGATTCGAGGTCCTGAAGGGCCCGGAGGGGGCCATGGAGGCGACGGCGACCGACGCCCGCGTGCCGGACGACGCGCAGATGGCCGTGGGGGCCCGCCTTCGGGTCACCAACCTCGATACCCGAGAGACCCGGTCGCTCATGCCCATCTACCTCGTGATGAACGACAACTCGCAGCAGTACATCGAGAACCGAATCGCGGACTGGGACCTCCGAATGAGCTTTACCGAGATGGACGCGAACAGCGGCGAGGCGACCTTCGCCGTAGAGGGCGTCGACGTGATGCCCGAGAACTGGGTGGTGGTGCAGGCCTACACGAAGCCCCTCATCAGCGTCCTCTGGGGCGGCATTATCATTCTCACGCTCGGCTTCGTCGTCTCCATCGGGCGCCGTGTGCAGGACATCCGGTTCCGGCGATGA
- a CDS encoding SRPBCC family protein: MLTVREHIDLSPPVERVFDFMDAPAHQARITPSLSDSTLLERLPNGGSRAHYVYRILGLSFSGEVRATDYVPNERIVWSMTGDLQGTLRWYFEPIDGGCHFTYAATYQVPGPTLLQPLARPLIRRYNEREVQALLHNLEAQVTS, encoded by the coding sequence ATGCTAACCGTTCGCGAGCACATCGACCTCTCTCCGCCGGTGGAGCGGGTGTTTGACTTCATGGATGCCCCCGCCCACCAGGCGCGTATTACCCCGAGTCTGTCGGACTCGACGCTCCTCGAGCGACTGCCGAACGGCGGCTCTCGGGCCCACTACGTCTACCGGATCCTCGGACTGTCGTTTTCCGGCGAGGTCCGCGCGACCGACTACGTGCCGAACGAGCGCATCGTCTGGAGCATGACGGGCGACCTTCAAGGCACCCTTCGATGGTACTTTGAGCCCATCGACGGTGGGTGCCACTTCACCTACGCAGCGACGTATCAGGTTCCGGGGCCGACCCTGCTGCAACCACTGGCCCGGCCGCTCATCCGGCGCTACAACGAACGCGAAGTTCAGGCCCTTCTACACAATCTGGAGGCGCAGGTCACGTCGTAA
- the ilvB gene encoding biosynthetic-type acetolactate synthase large subunit, producing the protein MPTDTMPSSDAAAPPSNGASDAPILKGSEIFVRALEEEGVDRVFGHPGGAVIKIYDAMERIQPSYDHVLVRHEQGGTHAAEGYAKATGRVGTMLATSGPGATNTVTGIADAYLDSVPIVVFTGQVSTHLIGNDSFQETDTTGVTRSITKHNFLVRDVNNLASTVKQAYHIARTGRPGPVVVDLPKDVQMDEAPFAYPEAPGLDGYSVPGAAAPTQVDRAAKMIEEAEKPLLYVGGGTINADAPEVLTELARAANLPVTTTLHGLGAFPETDDLALGWLGMHGFYHTNMAVQNADLIMAVGARFDDRVTGDVDEWTPNAKIIHVDIDPSCISKNVYADCALIGDAQAVLQQLLPKVEPKDTSDWLSQIDEWRGECPPYEYDEPEEDDVIAPESVVEALYEKTQGDAVMVTDVGQHQMWVCQYYKFGRTRSHVSSGGLGTMGFGLPAAMGAAFGMREGRDLDVVCVSGDGGFVMNAQELSVAARHGLPLKIAVINNNYLGMVRQWQSLFHEDRFSHTDLKPTNPDFVTLAEAHHCVGLRARSPDEVGDVIDEAWTVDDRPVVMEFQVPKEEMVFPMVPAGAASDDMLTEMFDKEKMADK; encoded by the coding sequence ATGCCGACCGACACCATGCCGTCTTCCGATGCAGCCGCTCCCCCCTCAAACGGCGCGTCGGACGCGCCCATTCTGAAGGGCTCCGAAATTTTCGTCCGTGCCCTCGAGGAAGAAGGCGTGGACCGCGTCTTCGGCCATCCGGGCGGGGCCGTCATCAAGATCTACGACGCGATGGAGCGCATCCAGCCGTCGTACGACCACGTCCTCGTCCGGCACGAGCAGGGTGGCACCCACGCCGCCGAGGGCTACGCGAAGGCCACCGGGCGGGTGGGCACCATGCTCGCCACGAGCGGGCCCGGGGCCACCAACACCGTGACGGGCATCGCGGACGCGTATCTCGACTCGGTCCCCATCGTCGTGTTCACCGGCCAGGTGTCCACCCACCTGATCGGCAACGACAGCTTTCAGGAGACCGACACGACGGGCGTCACCCGCAGCATCACGAAGCACAACTTCCTGGTGCGGGACGTGAATAATCTGGCCTCGACGGTGAAGCAGGCCTACCACATCGCCCGCACGGGCCGTCCGGGCCCCGTCGTGGTGGACCTTCCGAAGGACGTACAGATGGACGAGGCGCCGTTCGCGTATCCGGAGGCGCCGGGGCTGGACGGGTACTCCGTGCCCGGCGCCGCCGCGCCGACGCAGGTGGACCGCGCGGCCAAGATGATTGAGGAGGCCGAGAAGCCGCTCCTGTACGTGGGGGGCGGGACGATCAACGCCGACGCGCCGGAGGTGCTCACGGAGCTCGCCCGCGCGGCCAACCTCCCGGTCACCACCACCCTGCACGGCCTGGGCGCCTTCCCCGAGACGGACGACCTCGCGCTCGGCTGGCTCGGCATGCACGGCTTCTACCACACGAACATGGCCGTGCAGAACGCCGACCTCATCATGGCCGTCGGCGCCCGCTTCGACGACCGCGTCACCGGCGACGTGGACGAATGGACGCCGAACGCCAAAATCATCCACGTCGACATCGACCCGTCGTGCATCTCCAAAAACGTGTACGCCGACTGCGCGCTCATCGGCGACGCGCAGGCGGTCCTGCAGCAGCTGCTCCCCAAGGTAGAGCCGAAGGACACGTCGGACTGGCTCAGTCAGATTGACGAATGGCGGGGCGAGTGTCCGCCCTACGAGTACGACGAGCCGGAGGAGGACGACGTGATCGCGCCGGAGTCCGTCGTGGAGGCGCTCTACGAGAAGACGCAGGGCGACGCGGTGATGGTGACGGACGTGGGACAGCATCAGATGTGGGTCTGCCAGTACTACAAGTTCGGCCGGACCCGCTCGCACGTCAGCTCCGGCGGCCTCGGCACCATGGGCTTCGGCCTGCCGGCGGCGATGGGCGCGGCCTTCGGGATGCGCGAGGGACGCGACCTCGACGTCGTCTGCGTGAGTGGCGACGGCGGCTTCGTGATGAACGCGCAGGAGCTGAGCGTGGCGGCCCGGCACGGCCTGCCCCTCAAGATCGCCGTGATCAACAACAACTACCTCGGCATGGTGCGGCAGTGGCAGTCCCTCTTCCACGAGGACCGCTTCAGCCACACGGACCTCAAACCCACGAACCCCGACTTCGTGACGCTCGCGGAGGCGCACCACTGCGTCGGCCTGCGGGCCCGTTCGCCCGACGAGGTGGGCGACGTGATCGACGAGGCCTGGACCGTGGACGACCGGCCCGTCGTGATGGAATTCCAGGTGCCAAAGGAGGAGATGGTCTTCCCCATGGTGCCCGCCGGCGCCGCCAGCGACGACATGCTCACGGAGATGTTCGACAAGGAGAAGATGGCGGATAAGTGA
- the ilvN gene encoding acetolactate synthase small subunit has protein sequence MSDEDTLTRQQIRRKRKFGEPLLPEEEDETDQEHRHILAVTLENTIGALNRVTNLFSARGFNLESVAVGETNEPAVARLTLVTVGNDRIVAQITRQLDNLVNTYDVTDLTDAEHVERELCLLKVRYTDETRPEILDIKDIFRGRVVNVTPETMVLEVTGPTKKVTAFIGMMEEHGIEEVARSGQVAMHRALEYEAPNPLASADADPSANGSTPDNK, from the coding sequence ATGTCCGACGAAGACACGCTGACCCGCCAACAGATCCGCCGGAAGCGCAAGTTTGGCGAGCCCCTCCTGCCGGAAGAGGAAGACGAGACCGACCAGGAGCACCGGCACATCCTGGCCGTCACGCTCGAAAACACGATCGGCGCGCTCAATCGCGTCACGAATCTCTTCTCGGCCCGCGGCTTCAACCTGGAGAGCGTCGCCGTGGGCGAGACCAACGAGCCCGCCGTCGCCCGCCTCACGCTCGTCACGGTGGGCAACGACCGCATCGTGGCCCAGATTACGCGCCAGCTCGACAACCTCGTCAACACCTACGACGTCACCGACCTGACCGACGCGGAGCACGTGGAGCGGGAGCTCTGCCTGCTCAAGGTGCGGTACACCGACGAGACGCGCCCGGAAATCCTGGACATCAAGGACATCTTCCGCGGGCGCGTCGTCAACGTGACGCCGGAGACGATGGTGCTGGAGGTCACCGGCCCGACGAAGAAGGTCACGGCCTTCATCGGCATGATGGAGGAGCACGGGATTGAAGAGGTCGCCCGCAGCGGGCAGGTCGCGATGCACCGCGCCCTGGAGTACGAGGCGCCCAATCCCCTCGCCTCCGCCGACGCTGATCCCTCCGCCAACGGCTCGACCCCGGACAACAAGTAG